One window of the Chrysiogenia bacterium genome contains the following:
- a CDS encoding MCE family protein — MGDAATLHVRYNFAGGVQTGTPVRVAGIQVGKVRKITFLGGDPSVDEHVDLTIDISKKALDSVRKDSNFYVNMAGIIGERYIEISTGSKSAPQLTDGDVVRGVDPPRLDQLISQGYAVAGEVLDFVERNKPKAQKIIDTIVMFMESMGADDPENVSKMFKALVHLIPALDKELPPVLRSSRPVLRQMRPIMGELQPLLADARELLGDENLPLLLDQLVTTLNQANGTLGRADLMLDNLAFVDENWVRHFLQSEGVRAYVGFGTPVIPKGSRPVPPPPLQLLERQPALDGNGQELEPHAPNDPYFQEPLPEPTLPEPTPETAEMAPAAPAQ, encoded by the coding sequence GTGGGCGATGCTGCAACATTGCATGTGCGCTACAACTTCGCCGGAGGCGTCCAGACGGGCACCCCCGTGCGTGTCGCCGGCATCCAGGTGGGCAAGGTCCGCAAGATCACCTTCCTGGGCGGTGATCCCTCCGTCGACGAGCACGTCGACCTCACCATCGACATCTCCAAGAAGGCCCTCGATAGCGTCCGCAAGGACTCGAACTTCTACGTGAACATGGCGGGCATCATCGGCGAGCGCTACATCGAGATCTCGACCGGTTCGAAGTCGGCTCCCCAGCTCACCGATGGCGATGTGGTTCGCGGCGTGGATCCCCCACGGCTCGACCAGCTCATCAGCCAGGGTTACGCCGTTGCCGGCGAAGTGCTCGACTTCGTCGAGCGCAACAAGCCCAAGGCCCAGAAGATCATCGACACCATCGTCATGTTCATGGAAAGCATGGGCGCCGACGATCCCGAGAACGTCAGCAAGATGTTCAAGGCGCTGGTTCACCTGATCCCGGCCCTCGACAAGGAACTGCCCCCGGTGCTTCGCAGCTCGCGGCCGGTCCTTCGTCAGATGCGCCCGATCATGGGTGAGCTTCAGCCCCTGCTGGCCGATGCGCGCGAGCTTCTCGGCGACGAGAACCTCCCCCTGCTGCTCGACCAGCTTGTTACGACTCTCAATCAGGCCAACGGCACGCTCGGTCGCGCCGACCTGATGCTCGACAACCTTGCCTTTGTCGACGAGAACTGGGTCCGCCACTTCCTGCAGTCCGAAGGTGTTCGCGCCTATGTGGGCTTTGGCACCCCGGTCATCCCGAAGGGTTCGCGGCCGGTTCCGCCGCCGCCGCTCCAGCTTCTGGAGCGTCAGCCCGCCCTCGACGGCAACGGGCAGGAACTCGAGCCCCATGCTCCGAACGATCCCTATTTCCAGGAGCCGCTGCCCGAGCCCACCCTGCCGGAGCCCACACCGGAAACGGCTGAGATGGCCCCCGCGGCACCAGCCCAATAA
- a CDS encoding ABC transporter permease: MEQAAEKTELSPAMKKLDRFAAGIAQPVTDFLEEMGKLVAFFIQIVKTSYSRKQYWDVVQYQLYQTGWRSVPIAVLAGVFVGGIFAIQIYENLLDFGAVAMLGGISASITVREVGPLMIALLLGGRIGAFTAAELGTMNVTDQIDAMRCLATDPVKYLVVPRFYAMIVMSWVLTIIGIVIGVLGASIVSMVILDVNPYLFFSNVASLVDLYSFISGLVKSMFFGVLISTVSCYYGFHVRGGAEEVGRNVNKTVVVLGIGLLGADYILAVLNDAIYMAFFAAK, from the coding sequence GTGGAACAGGCTGCAGAGAAAACAGAACTGAGCCCGGCGATGAAGAAGCTCGACCGCTTTGCGGCCGGCATCGCCCAGCCCGTGACCGATTTCCTGGAGGAAATGGGCAAGCTCGTCGCGTTCTTCATCCAGATCGTCAAGACCAGCTACAGCCGCAAGCAGTACTGGGACGTCGTTCAGTATCAGCTCTACCAGACCGGCTGGCGCAGCGTTCCCATCGCGGTGCTTGCCGGCGTCTTCGTCGGCGGCATCTTCGCCATTCAGATCTATGAGAACCTGCTGGACTTCGGCGCGGTTGCGATGCTCGGCGGCATTTCCGCCTCCATCACCGTGCGCGAGGTGGGGCCCCTGATGATCGCCCTTCTGCTGGGCGGCCGCATCGGCGCGTTCACCGCCGCCGAGCTGGGCACCATGAACGTGACCGATCAGATCGACGCCATGCGCTGCCTGGCCACCGACCCGGTCAAGTATCTGGTGGTTCCGCGTTTCTACGCGATGATCGTGATGAGCTGGGTGCTCACCATCATCGGCATCGTCATCGGCGTCCTGGGCGCTTCGATCGTGTCGATGGTCATCCTCGACGTGAATCCCTATCTGTTCTTCTCGAATGTCGCTTCGCTGGTCGACCTCTACAGTTTCATCTCCGGTCTTGTGAAGAGCATGTTCTTCGGCGTGCTCATCTCCACGGTGAGCTGCTACTACGGCTTCCACGTCCGCGGCGGCGCCGAGGAAGTGGGCCGCAACGTCAACAAGACGGTCGTGGTTCTGGGAATCGGCCTGCTGGGCGCGGACTACATTCTCGCGGTCCTCAACGACGCCATTTACATGGCCTTTTTTGCGGCCAAGTAA
- a CDS encoding peptide ABC transporter substrate-binding protein, whose amino-acid sequence MPQQTDHAGASRARLRALLALTLLLLAACHDRRERGIVIANLSTEPPNLDWSRATDHVSFNVISNLMVGLTEFGEGGAITPMVAESWRIEDEGRRYVFTLREDARWSDGRPVTAADFVYSWQRILDPATGSEYAYLMYVLRNARAINEGKLPVESLGVSAPDARTLVAELEAPSAFFLSLTTFEITFPLRRDVVEKHGAAWTEPGKLISNGPYVLTRWDHESVMEFGANPHYFGPAAPTPRARLLMIPEKTTAMTLYDRGELDVMDNHSLDPLDIPQYENDPRFERVPQLRGYYYGINVSRPPFDDVRVRRAFAHAIDRSIFPKILRGSEWPTSSWIPKGMFAFNEDIGLKFDPDKARALLAEAGYPGGKGFPTVTAMFNTAEHHALIAQALQAQWRENLGVEVSIANMEWKVFLDKLQNDPPQMFRMGWGADYPDPDNFMNLFTSYSGNNKGRWKNARYDALVEQAARELDPQKRRDMYDELQRILLEDDAAIIPLFNVTENTIAQPWAEGFHLSAMARLPLYRVRLIEEKMP is encoded by the coding sequence GTGCCGCAGCAAACTGACCACGCCGGAGCCTCCCGCGCGCGCCTGCGCGCCCTGCTCGCCTTGACGCTCCTCCTGCTCGCCGCGTGCCACGACCGGCGCGAGCGCGGCATCGTCATCGCCAATCTCTCGACCGAGCCCCCGAACCTCGACTGGTCGCGCGCGACCGATCACGTTTCCTTCAATGTCATTTCGAACCTGATGGTGGGCCTCACCGAGTTCGGCGAGGGCGGCGCCATCACTCCGATGGTCGCCGAGTCCTGGCGCATCGAGGACGAGGGCCGCCGCTACGTCTTCACCCTGCGAGAGGACGCACGCTGGAGCGACGGGCGCCCGGTAACGGCTGCGGACTTCGTCTATTCCTGGCAGCGCATCCTCGATCCGGCGACGGGCTCGGAATACGCCTACCTGATGTACGTGCTGAGGAACGCCCGCGCGATCAACGAAGGCAAGCTGCCGGTGGAATCGCTTGGCGTCTCGGCCCCGGATGCGCGCACGCTCGTTGCGGAGCTGGAAGCGCCCTCTGCATTCTTCCTCAGCCTCACCACCTTCGAGATCACCTTTCCCCTGCGCCGCGACGTCGTGGAAAAACACGGCGCCGCATGGACCGAGCCCGGCAAGCTCATCTCCAACGGGCCCTACGTACTCACGCGCTGGGATCACGAGAGCGTCATGGAGTTTGGCGCCAACCCCCACTACTTCGGCCCGGCGGCGCCCACGCCGCGCGCGCGGCTCCTGATGATTCCCGAAAAGACGACCGCCATGACGCTCTACGACCGGGGCGAGCTCGACGTCATGGACAATCACTCGCTCGACCCCCTCGACATTCCGCAGTACGAAAACGATCCGCGTTTCGAGCGCGTCCCCCAGCTCCGCGGTTACTACTACGGCATCAATGTCAGCCGGCCGCCCTTTGACGACGTGCGCGTGCGCCGGGCCTTCGCCCATGCGATCGACCGCAGCATCTTTCCCAAAATCCTGCGCGGCAGCGAGTGGCCCACTTCGAGCTGGATTCCCAAGGGGATGTTCGCCTTCAACGAGGACATCGGGCTCAAGTTCGACCCCGACAAGGCGCGCGCGCTTCTGGCCGAGGCCGGCTATCCCGGCGGAAAGGGTTTCCCCACGGTGACCGCCATGTTCAACACGGCCGAGCACCACGCGCTCATCGCCCAGGCCTTGCAGGCACAGTGGCGCGAGAACCTTGGCGTCGAGGTATCCATCGCCAACATGGAGTGGAAGGTTTTTCTCGACAAGCTCCAGAACGATCCGCCCCAGATGTTTCGCATGGGCTGGGGCGCGGACTACCCCGACCCCGACAACTTCATGAACCTCTTCACTTCCTACAGCGGCAACAACAAGGGCCGTTGGAAGAACGCCCGCTACGACGCCCTGGTCGAGCAGGCCGCGCGCGAGCTCGACCCGCAAAAGCGCCGGGACATGTACGATGAGCTCCAGCGCATCCTGCTCGAAGACGACGCCGCGATCATCCCGCTCTTCAATGTCACGGAAAACACCATCGCCCAGCCCTGGGCCGAGGGTTTTCACCTGAGCGCCAT
- a CDS encoding lysophospholipase has product MTIDFQATERLLSFDQTPLFWRKHLPDSPKAHVIIVHGFSEHGGRYAHVAEYLAGKGYGVWAMDNRGHGRSAGKRGHVLEYSEYVRDLAVFHELVADQSGSEQVHLLGHSNGGLISLCFALAHPSKLKTLCLSAPLLALSKEVPAIKMWAGRTIAKFAPSFTMANDLVPDELTHDPAMIEAYLADPLIFHELTVGWFQAMESASEDARSRGAQVELPLLMQLGGSDPVVSTPAAQRFFETVASKDKEIHTYEGFYHEIYNETERATVMDHLGAWLDRHEG; this is encoded by the coding sequence ATGACAATCGACTTCCAGGCCACCGAGCGACTTCTTTCCTTTGACCAGACGCCCCTGTTCTGGCGCAAGCACCTGCCGGATTCGCCAAAGGCGCACGTCATCATTGTCCACGGCTTTTCCGAGCACGGCGGGCGCTATGCCCACGTGGCGGAGTATCTGGCGGGCAAGGGCTATGGCGTGTGGGCCATGGACAACCGCGGGCACGGACGCAGCGCGGGCAAGCGCGGCCATGTCCTCGAATACTCCGAGTACGTGCGCGACCTGGCAGTCTTTCACGAGCTGGTTGCCGACCAGTCGGGCAGCGAGCAGGTCCACCTGCTGGGCCACTCCAACGGCGGCCTGATCTCGCTGTGTTTCGCACTGGCGCATCCGAGCAAACTCAAGACCCTCTGCCTCTCGGCGCCGCTGCTGGCTCTGTCAAAGGAAGTCCCGGCCATCAAGATGTGGGCCGGTCGCACCATCGCCAAGTTCGCTCCGAGCTTCACCATGGCGAACGACCTCGTGCCCGACGAGCTCACCCACGACCCCGCCATGATCGAGGCCTACCTGGCCGATCCGCTCATCTTTCACGAGCTGACCGTCGGCTGGTTCCAAGCCATGGAGAGCGCCTCCGAAGACGCGCGCTCGCGCGGGGCACAGGTGGAGCTTCCCCTGCTCATGCAACTGGGCGGCTCCGACCCGGTGGTTTCCACGCCCGCGGCGCAGCGGTTTTTCGAGACCGTCGCGTCAAAGGACAAGGAAATCCACACCTACGAGGGCTTCTACCACGAGATCTACAATGAGACCGAGCGCGCGACGGTGATGGATCACCTGGGCGCCTGGCTCGATCGGCACGAGGGCTGA
- a CDS encoding ABC transporter permease: protein MTAILNPVFNFFEIVAINIRLYVDTVMYLGVTIKEMLVSSKRRNNVLSTWMDQFYWIGNKSMAIVLSTIAFVGMISIVEMAFQMGRVLHSVDFVPGFAALIIFREFASVIPATMMAGKVGAGITAELGTMKITEQIDALRLISLNPVKFLVVPRFVGCVVSLFLLSSIASLVAFVTAMAVSSLTLNIGYEVFLNQALFFVGVEDIFINLFKAVIFGQIIPILACHYGLNCRGGAEGVGMACTQAVVYSALVIVILDFFITWAATVLL, encoded by the coding sequence GTGACCGCCATTCTCAACCCTGTTTTCAACTTCTTCGAGATCGTCGCGATCAACATCCGGCTCTACGTCGATACGGTCATGTATCTGGGCGTGACGATCAAAGAGATGCTGGTCAGCTCCAAGCGCCGCAACAACGTGCTGAGCACCTGGATGGACCAGTTCTACTGGATCGGCAACAAGAGCATGGCCATCGTGCTCTCGACCATCGCCTTCGTGGGCATGATCTCCATCGTGGAAATGGCCTTCCAGATGGGGCGGGTCCTCCACAGCGTGGACTTCGTGCCGGGCTTTGCCGCCCTGATCATCTTCCGGGAATTTGCCTCGGTCATTCCGGCCACGATGATGGCCGGCAAGGTCGGCGCCGGCATCACCGCCGAGCTGGGAACCATGAAGATCACCGAGCAGATCGACGCGCTGCGTCTTATTTCACTCAACCCGGTGAAATTTCTGGTGGTTCCCCGGTTTGTGGGCTGCGTGGTGTCCCTCTTTTTGCTCTCGAGCATCGCCTCCCTGGTCGCCTTTGTGACGGCCATGGCGGTCTCCTCGCTCACCCTGAACATCGGCTATGAGGTTTTTCTCAACCAGGCGCTGTTCTTCGTGGGGGTCGAGGACATCTTCATCAATCTGTTCAAAGCCGTGATTTTCGGCCAGATCATCCCGATCCTGGCCTGCCACTACGGCCTGAACTGCCGCGGCGGGGCCGAGGGCGTGGGCATGGCCTGCACCCAGGCGGTCGTCTATTCGGCGCTCGTGATTGTAATTTTGGACTTTTTTATTACCTGGGCCGCTACGGTACTGCTATAG